The genomic region CGCGCAGTCGTCGCAGACCACGCCGCCCAACTGGACCACGATGGTGTGGTGCTCCCCCTGCACCCCGCAGCGGGCGCAGGCGTCGAAGCTGGGCGCCCAGCCCGCGAGCGACAGCGCGCGCAGCAGATAGGAGTCGAGGGTCAGGGATGCGTCGTGCTCGTTGCGCGACAGGGAGCGCAACGCGCCGACGAGCAGCAGGTACTGCTGTGCGGAACCCTCCGACTCGGTGAGGCGATCGGCCGTCTCGACCATCGCGTTCGCGGCGGTGAAGCTGGCGTAGTCGGCGGCGATCTCGGCGCCGTATGCGCCGAGCGACTCCGCCTGATTGACGATGTCGAGGCTGCGGCCCTCGTAGAGCTGCACGTCGGCGACCATGAACGGCTCGAGCCGTGCGCCGAACTTCGATGCGGTGCGCCGAACGCCTTTCGCGACGGCCCGCACCTTGCCGTGCGCGCGGGTGAGCATCGTGACGATGCGGTCGGCCTCGCCCAGCTTGTGGGTTCTCAGCACGACGGCTTCATCACGGTAGGTGGGCACGCTCCATTATCGCCGCGGCGTCCGACGCACGCCGTGCACCGCCGTCCCGCACGGCGCCGGTGCCGCACGAGAATGGAACGGTGACCGATCAGCTGTTCACCATCCCCCTCTGGGCCGACCTCACCGCCGTCGGTCTCGGCGGCGTGCAGGGTGCGCTCTTCGCCTCCGGGTTCCGCGGCCAGCGGCGACTCGACTTGCTGGGTGTCGCCCTCATCGGCACCGTGATGGGGCTCGGCGGCGGGCTCATCCGCGACCTGCTGCTGGCGGTGCGACCGAGCATGCTCTCGAACAACTGGTATCTCATCACGGCCGTCGCCGCGGCGCTCGTCGGGATGCTGTTGGCCGGCCCCCTGCGCCGCGTGAACTCGTTGATCGTGGTGCTCGACGCGCTCGTGATCGGTCTCTTCGGAGCGTTCGGCACCGTGAAGGCACTGGCCCTCGGCGTGCCGCTCGTGCCCGCGGTGTTCGTGGGGATCTGCGCGGCGGTGGGCGGAGGCATCCTGCGCGACGTGATCATGGGACTGCCCGTCGCGATCATGCACGTCGGCTCGCTCTACGCCGTCGCCGCGGGCGCGGGATGCGTGCTCCTCGTCGTGCTGCACGCCTTCGGCATCGACTACATCGTCTCCGGGTTCGCGGGATTCGCCCTGACGGCAGTGATCCGCATCCTCGCCGTCGTGTTCGACCTCTCACTGCCCGAGCAGCGCATGCTCTACCGGCGCAAGGTCGCGGCCGAGACCGCCGCCATTCCGATCATCAGACGCCAGCAGTGAGCACGCGGGCTCAGGTGGCGTCCCAGAGCGCGCGGTAGAACGCGATGCGCTCCTCGTCGGCCTCCACGCCGTACGACTGATAGAAGAGATCGGTGTAGCCGGGGCCGTAGTTCCACTCCGTGCTCCACGCGCCGATCGCGATGTCGGCCCAACGGTCGGCGACGCCGAGACGTCCGAGGTCGACGTGGCCGGCCACGCTGCCGTCGTCGGCGAGCAGGGTGTTCGGCACGCAGGCATCCGCATGGCAGACGACGAGCCGATCGACGGCGGGAACGCGTGGAAGGCGGTCGAGGGCGAGGATCCGTTCCCGGATGCCCTCGTTCCTGCTGCGCGCCATACGCTCGTCGACCGACCACGAGAACGGGCACTCCGGAACGGGCAGGGCATCGTGCAACTGGCGCAGCCCGACGGCGA from Humibacter ginsenosidimutans harbors:
- a CDS encoding trimeric intracellular cation channel family protein, with the translated sequence MTDQLFTIPLWADLTAVGLGGVQGALFASGFRGQRRLDLLGVALIGTVMGLGGGLIRDLLLAVRPSMLSNNWYLITAVAAALVGMLLAGPLRRVNSLIVVLDALVIGLFGAFGTVKALALGVPLVPAVFVGICAAVGGGILRDVIMGLPVAIMHVGSLYAVAAGAGCVLLVVLHAFGIDYIVSGFAGFALTAVIRILAVVFDLSLPEQRMLYRRKVAAETAAIPIIRRQQ
- the recO gene encoding DNA repair protein RecO codes for the protein MPTYRDEAVVLRTHKLGEADRIVTMLTRAHGKVRAVAKGVRRTASKFGARLEPFMVADVQLYEGRSLDIVNQAESLGAYGAEIAADYASFTAANAMVETADRLTESEGSAQQYLLLVGALRSLSRNEHDASLTLDSYLLRALSLAGWAPSFDACARCGVQGEHHTIVVQLGGVVCDDCAPTGAPRVGREVVDLLAALLKGDWPRAEASDESTRGRASGIVSAYTQWHLERGLRSLPHVSRASAGESA